The segment CCACATGCAACACAAAGACAAAGACCCCTCACTAGGGTATACTCTTGTTAAGCAATTGTAGTTTCTTTTACAAATCAGTTCTTCGATGGTGGATGTTAATCAACAATTTGCAGTTTTTTCCAACCTATCATCTTCAAATAATGTGCTTAACTTGTTAATTTTCAAGGCGTCTTCATAGTTCATATGGATGTAGCTATACGCTGACAATTCCATGATAAAATACCATTCTGTCTCAACTACTTTGCATTGCAAAAAAGACAACCTTTTTCCCCACTCCTCTTTAGATATCATCCATCTGCTTGTGACACATCTCAAGTGGTGAGAACTTGTCCTTAACCGCACTATCAGCATTTTTGAGGGATTGTGTACGATCACTATGCTTGCCAGGCCAACTgtgtaaaaaataaataattttgttttgtttttctttgtcaattaCATGACAGATTAGTGGGCCctcatgtttgtttgtttgtttgtggcTTTGTTGATTGGTTGGTTATTTAGCTGTCATTGAGTTGTTTTCATATTTGAATCCTATAAACTGCTTTATCTGCAGGACATTATTATAAACTGCTCGATCCAGTCCTCTTATCAGGTCATCTAAATAATTATATGCTTTCAGGCTTTTAGGTCAGTGTCTTTAACATTGTAACCAGCAGAGCACAGAACTGGGAGGCTTTCATACCATTGGGAGGGCATCTGTAACTTGTGTTAGGAGGGAAAGGGGGTAATTTACAACACCCATTATGGAAAAGTTGCAGAAATGTCCTTTTCAACAAGGGACGATCCCCAATCAACGAGTAGTTACAGACAATGGCAGCCATGAAAGCATACTTTTCCCACTGGTTCTGCTGCCCCCTGCCTCCAATGAAGGTAAAATGAGCCTCCCCTGCTTTCCGAATACCATCCGCAACAATAGAGAGTGGATTGACAATCagctgaaagaggtgggggcattgCTTTTCCGAGGATTTCCGCTCAAAACTGCCTCTGATTTTAATGAAGTGGTGGAGGCACTTGGATGGGAGGAGCACACCTACATGGGTGCAGCTGCAAGGAAAAGGGTACATGGAAGAGTTTTCACTGCAAGCGAGGCTGCTCTGCATCTACCAATCCATTTCCACCATGAGATGTCCAAAGTAAATCTGTACCACAAACCCTGCAGTTTCTTTTAAAGGGTGATTTCTCCTGAAGATTCTTAGTGCGTGATTTATCCTGATTATTCTTGGTTTTCTGCTTGTCTAGTTTGAGGACTTTCCCGCCAAATTACTCTTCTTCTGTGAGATTGCCCCACCTGAAGGTGGACAGAGTGCAATTGTGTTGAGCCATAAGATTACCCAGAGGATGGAACAGGAATTTCCAGAATTAGTGGCAAAGTTGGCAAAAGAGGGGCTGCTTTACTCATCCGTTCATCCCGAGAAAGAGGAGGATGACCCCACCTTTCTGTTGAAGAGTTGGAAAACCCTTTTTCGAACTGAGGATAAAGAAGAGGCAGAAAGGTAAGTAGGGTTTATTGACGATGATATATCTTGATGTTTATTtctttttggattagattgtgtgaattttttttatcaatattgGATCATATTGGATGATCTATCACCAGTACATAAAAATTGATATATCCTgttcaaatttttcaaatttttcatctaCTATCTAATGTGGTTGATGATATACCTGTTCAAATTCATCATGTACtatctttgaaaaataaaaaatgtaatttttttgttttcaGGTTTGCAGAGCGTGATTTCAACTGGAAGGTCACCTGGGAAGGCAGCCGAATGATCCTTAAGATGGGACCTCTTACCTCCATCAGAACTTTTGATGGAAATGAGAGTAAGAAAGCCTGGTTCAATCTGTTAGCATTTGGGAGTACACACTCTAATAT is part of the Cryptomeria japonica chromosome 10, Sugi_1.0, whole genome shotgun sequence genome and harbors:
- the LOC131029710 gene encoding clavaminate synthase-like protein At3g21360, yielding MEKLQKCPFQQGTIPNQRVVTDNGSHESILFPLVLLPPASNEGKMSLPCFPNTIRNNREWIDNQLKEVGALLFRGFPLKTASDFNEVVEALGWEEHTYMGAAARKRVHGRVFTASEAALHLPIHFHHEMSKFEDFPAKLLFFCEIAPPEGGQSAIVLSHKITQRMEQEFPELVAKLAKEGLLYSSVHPEKEEDDPTFLLKSWKTLFRTEDKEEAERFAERDFNWKVTWEGSRMILKMGPLTSIRTFDGNESKKAWFNLLAFGSTHSNIVILGDGSEIPPEAIEKCKQIAEEECVDIDWQVGDVVVIDNRYVQHSRRPSKPPRTILAAFCK